TGAATACATGCGATAAGTTAAGATTAACTTTTCATGATCAGTCATTAATTCGCTGAAATACGCTATGATATATCTGGCTGTTTCTTTGTCCATAAAGTAAATTATTAGGAACGAGAGTGGTATTTTTTTATCTTCACACAAGATACCCCTTTTATTTTTAGCTTCCTTCCTACTTTCTGCAGCAATCCCGTTTGCTGATTGCGTCTGAACACAAAAACATTTCCACTGGCAGCATTGGTCACGATTAAAAACTTCCCTTCTTCATCTATTTCAAATACTCTTGCCTGTTTACCAAAAGTGGGCTGATATCCTACAGTTTTTAAGGTACCATTTTCAAGTATTGAAAAAATAGCAATATTATTTTCATTACCCCTGTTTGAAGCATACAAGAACTTTCCATCAGGAGAAATATGAACATCTGAACTTTCAAAATTATCTATTACTTCATTTTTATGGGTACTGATTCTTTGGATGTTTTCTAATTTTCCGTTTTCATAGGAATACACATCAATCGCCCCGCCTAATTCTTCGATACAATACGCAAATTTACCATTAGGGTGAAAGGTGAAATGCCTGGGTCCCGTTCCCGCCATAGTAGGAATAAAAGCAGGTTCAGCATCATCCATTGGTTGAACCGCATCATTTTTAAATTGATAAATCCTGATCTTATCCGCACCCAGATCAGAAGCAAATACATAATTAAAGTCCGGTGAAAAAACGGTTGAATGAATATGAGAACGGTCCTGTCTTTCAGGATTGACACTTCCTTCTGAAAACTGGAACCGTTGGACCATCGGATAGATCTTTCCATTATCTGAAATTGGATATACAGAAATACTTCCTTCCGTATAATTCCCATTCAACAACCATTTACCATTTTTGTGAACAGTTACATAAACCGGATTTTCACCACCACTCTTTTGGCTATTGATAAAATTAAGTGTTTTTTTGGCAGGATCAAATTCAAAACTGCTTACACTGCCGGCATTGGGTGTTTTACTTTCCGTACAGGCAAAAATGTATTTTCCGTTGGGCGACAGGGTGATATAGGATGGATTCAG
The sequence above is drawn from the Chryseobacterium daecheongense genome and encodes:
- a CDS encoding lactonase family protein, translating into MYSQSTYVFFGSFNRDKAADGIYVYQLNTDTGKLSKVVKTKNILNPSYITLSPNGKYIFACTESKTPNAGSVSSFEFDPAKKTLNFINSQKSGGENPVYVTVHKNGKWLLNGNYTEGSISVYPISDNGKIYPMVQRFQFSEGSVNPERQDRSHIHSTVFSPDFNYVFASDLGADKIRIYQFKNDAVQPMDDAEPAFIPTMAGTGPRHFTFHPNGKFAYCIEELGGAIDVYSYENGKLENIQRISTHKNEVIDNFESSDVHISPDGKFLYASNRGNENNIAIFSILENGTLKTVGYQPTFGKQARVFEIDEEGKFLIVTNAASGNVFVFRRNQQTGLLQKVGRKLKIKGVSCVKIKKYHSRS